The following DNA comes from Cellulophaga sp. HaHa_2_95.
TATTATGTCCTTTTTCTTGCGCAAGTAAAACATCTTCCTTACCATTTTCGCGAATTACTTTGTTATTGTCCTGGTCATGAATCCAACCATTGGCAACAATTTCCTGTCTGTTTGTTCTAGTCGTTACATTATAGTCACTACGCGTTGTATATTCTCTTCTTGGTAATGGCGCATCTGTTGTGTTCTCCCAATAACTTTTACCATCTACGTGTACCCAAGTAGCTGTGCCCTCGTATCGCGGACTGTCATCTACCTGAAATACTTTCTGTGACCATTGCCCTTCTACTTCTTTTTTGGGCAAACTAACAAATTTCCATTTATTATCATGGTCAAACTCGTACAAGTCAGTATTCTGATACTCCCAGTCTTGTCTCCAGTGTTTTACGATATAAGGTTGTTCTGATGGGCCAACAATAAGCAAATGTTGTAACATAATCTTATCATCCGTATCCGTTACTAACTGAACCCATTCTAAGCCGTTATCATGTTTTGTTTTGGAAGGCGTATAAGTAGAATCATTTGAATACTCAAAAGTTTCTGCAAAATTAAACGCCACTTCAAAACACCCACACATGCTTTTTATAGCCTTCCGGTCTTGCTTCTTTTTTTGTTGAGCCTGTAGCACCCCAACAAAAACTAAGCTTAATAAGACAAGAGAGATAGATTTTTTCATTTCATTAAAATTTAAATTGATTTCTTTTAAAAAACATTAGCCTTATTTAGACTCAATTAAAATAAGATTCTATATTTGCCACAAATCTAATCAAGAATGAGTCTAAATAAAAATTATTGCAGTCTTTTTTTTACCCTAGTATTGACCGGATTTCTTTTTTCTCAAACTATAGTGAATGATACTGCACAAATACAAACCTTAAAAGAGGTTGTTATTACGGGGCAATATAATCCCACAACGATAAATAAGTCTATCAATAATGTAATCGTTATCACTAAAACACAAATAGAAAATCAAGCAGCAAATAACCTTGCAGACGTCCTAAACTTTAATTTGAACCTTACAATTTTACCAAGCTCACAGACCGGAAAATCTACCATTTCTTTCTTCGGCCTAGATGGTCAATATTTTAATATACTAATTGATAACATTCCATTAGTAAGTGATAGTGGAATGGGAAATAATATAGATCTAACCCAGATAAACCTTGATGATATTGAACGAATAGAAATTGTAGAAGGTGCCATGGGGGTAGAATATGGAGCCAATGCTGTTTCAGGAGTTATTAATATTATTACCAAAAAATATTCTGAGGAACCTTGGAAGATTCAATTCCTAGCACAAGAAGAAACGGTGAGCAATGAATATGCTTGGTTTGATAAAGGAAGACACATTCAGGGTCTAAATATATCTCATAACTTAAGTGATAAGCTATATGCGCGCATAGGCTTTAACAGAAATGACTTTGCTGGTTTCTTTGATAACAAACAAGGGCAAAGTTATTATCAAAATGATGGTTTAAGAGGCTATGAATGGCTGCCTAAAATACAATACAACACCAATGCGTTTCTTACTTACAAACGGGATAATTTTACGCTATTTTATAAGTTCGAATACTTCAATGAAACTTTAAGCTATTACGATGAAACAGTACGGTCCAATATTGATGTAGAAAACCAAACAAGCAACCCTTCTTCAACCGACAAAATCTTCAAAACCAATAGGTACGTAAACAATTTAAGTGTCAATGGTACTTTTAATTCTGGAGCAAGGTATGACGCTTCTCTTTCCTATCAAGAGCAGAAAAGAGACCTAAATCAGTTTAACTATTACATCGTCACACAGCAAAAAAGCGATGAAACCGATGAGACCTATCAGTCTAGCAAAGTATTGTTCTCAAAAGGAACTATAAATAATTTGGTTAAGAATGATCATTACAATTTTCAATTAGGGTATGAAGCAAGATATAATAAAGGATTTGACACACAAGCATCTGGCGCAGTCACCCAAGAAGACAAAGAATACACGCAAAGCAACCTAGCGTTATTTACTTCTTCTGAATGGAAAATAACAAATGCTTTATCAGCTAGACCTGGATTTAGGTACGAGTACAATTCAAAGTTCAACAGCCAACTTTTGGCATCTCTAAGTCTCAGGCAGCAATTAAAAAATAGGCTTGAGTTACGAGGAAATATAGGCACCTCATACCGCACACCAAATTTTCAAGAACTCTATTATTATTTTGTAGATTCTAACCATGATGTAAGAGGAAATGAAAATTTAAATCCTGAAAAAGGATATACCGCATTTATCAACCTAAAAAAAACAACTGCAATCCCTAATGGGGTAGTGACAAACACGCTAAAAACAAGCTATATAGATATTAATGACAAAATAGATCTTGCCGTTATCAACAGCACCCCTTTGCAGTATGAGTACATCAATATTAATGCTTATAAACTTTGGGGGGTAACCACCGAAAACAGTATTAAAAAAGAACAATGGAATTTTAATTTTGGAGCCACCCTACAAGGCATCTCTAGAATAGCTGAAAACGAAGCAAATGCTTCTAATGATTTCTTATACTCCTTTCAAATAAATACAAGTGGCACCTATAGCTCCAAAAAATGGAACACTGCGTTTAGTCTCTTATTTAAACATAATGGTGCACAATATGACTACACCGCTTCTGATGTAGATGAAGAAGGCAATTCTGTTTTCTCAAAATCTAAAACCAATGCCTATAGCTGGATGGATGCTTCCATTAGAAAATCTTTTTTGGACAAAAAAATCCAAGCAACAATAGGCGCCAGAAATATACTAGATGTAACCAGTGTAGCCATCAGCAATACCACTTCTGGAGGCGTGCATTCTACGACTAACAACGGACTTTTACTTGGTTACGGTAGGTCTTTTTATCTCAAACTATTATACAATCTAAACTTTTAAAAATTACACGTATGAAACACAATGTATTTACTTTTTTTGTCGCACTAGCCGTCCTATTATTTTCTAGTTGTTCTGATGACGATACTCCCGCAGCTCCTATTGAAATAGTCATTGAAGGCGCCGCTATTTCTCCCGAAGTTGGAGGGCCTAACGAACCTAACCAAGTCTATATAGACTTAAGTACCGAAACTAGTACCGTTGTAAAAAGAGACTCCTGGGATTTAGGTTTTTATAGCGGTTCAGAATTTCAAGTTACGATTAACGGCGCTATATACATGGCCGTCGCTGCGCTGACTACTACGGATATTGATGCCGTAAATAGCACTACCGAAGAGGTGCTAAATTTACAGCCACAAGTTGCCATTGGCACTTTTCAAGCAACAAATGCGGCCTATATAGACAATCCAAATGGAGCAATTACAGGTACCGCAATAGCCACAATAGAAGACACAGATGAAAATAACCCAGTATATCTACTTAACTTAGGTAAAGAGATCGGCACTACGCCTGCCACTACGGGTAGTGCAAATGTATCTGGAGACGATAGGGGTTGGAAAAAAATACGGATCTTGAAAGAAGGCCCTGATTATATTTTACAATTCGCCAATTTAGAAGATACCACACACCAAGAAGTGACCATTACCAAAAATTCTGCTTATAATTTCTCTTACTTTAGTTTTACCACAGAAACCATGGTTCCCGTTGAACCAGAAGCGACAAAGTGGGATTTAAACTTTACTGTATTTACCGACATTATAGAAGGTTTTGGCTCGTATGGTTATGCAGATTATGTGGTAAACAATACAAAAGCAGCTGTTAGTGTATATATGGTAGATACAGCAGAAGCTACTTTTACTTATGACAATTTTGCGCTGACCGACATAAACCCCGCTAATTTTTTAAATGACCAACGTGGTATAGGTAGCACTTGGAGAAATGGTGGCGGACCAAGCACATTACCTTCTTTAAAAGAAGATGTATTTTATGTTCTTAGAGATACGGATGACAATTACTATAAAATAAAATTTTTAGCCCTAACCAATGAAGCAGGCGAAAGAGGTAATCCAGAATTTATTTATAGCCTACTTCAATAGAAGTCAAGATGCCATAAAATTAATGTAATTTAATTTTAGGTCCCTTAGCGTAATTGTTAAGGGATTTTTTTATGCCCAACAAATAAGCCTTAATTTTGAAATTAAATTTCATTTATGAAACCTTTTCGCTTCAAACAGTTTACCGTTAACCAAGATAAATGCGCTATGAAAATAGGCACAGACGGAGTGCTTTTAGGTGCTTGGGCAAGCGTAAACAACTCCATGCATACTATCTTAGATATTGGAACAGGAACAGGCGTTATTGCCTTAATGCTAGCACAACGTTCTATTGCAGATACTATTGAAGCTATAGAACTTGACGGAGATGCTTTTGAACAATGTACCGATAATTTTGAAGCTTCAGATTGGGGAGATCGTCTATTTTGCTTTCATGCTGGTTTTGATGAGTTTGTTGATGAATATACCGAAGAGGAACCTGAGGAAGCTGAGCTGTACGATTTGATTGTTTCTAATCCGCCTTTCTACAGTGAAGAAGTTTCTAGTGGTAATGATGCTCGTGATCAAGCCCGTCAAAACTCATCACTCCCTTTTGACGAATTAGTTTCTGGAGTTTCCAAACTACTTTCTCCTACAGGTGTATTTGCGACTATCATACCGTATAAAGAAGAAGAAAATTTTATTGCTTTAGCTTTAGAAAACAATTTATTCCCTAACAGAATTACACAGGTTAGAGGAACAGAGAATACCGAAATTAAGAGAAGTCTACTAGAGTTTTCATCTACAGAAAGTGAGTACACACCTAAGGAGCTTATTATAGAATTAGAACGAAATGTATACACCAAAGAATACATAGAGCTTACCAAAGACTTTTATTTAAAAATGTAACTTTTCAGCATTGTCCTGTTATAAATCTTTATTTATCTTTGGTAAAAACCCATAGCTATGCGACCAGATTTATTTGAAGCTCCTGATTACTATAACATTGATGATCTTTTATCAGAAGAACATAAATTAGTTCGTAATGCTGCCAGACAATGGGTGAAACGTTCTGTTTCTCCTTTTATAGAAGAATATGCTCAGAAAGCAGAGTTCCCTAAAGAGATTATTGGTGGCCTAGCAGAAATTGGTGCTTTTGGCCCTTATATTCCGCAAGAATATGGTGGCGCTGGTTTAGACCAAATTAGTTACGGCCTTATTATGCAAGAGATAGAACGCGGCGATAGTGGCGTGCGCTCTACAGCTTCCGTACAATCTTCTTTAGTCATGTATCCGATATTCACCTATGGGAATGAAGCGCAGCGTAAAAAATATTTACCAAAATTAGCGTCTGGAGAATTTATGGGTTGCTTTGGGCTAACAGAACCCAATCATGGTTCTAACCCAAGCGGCATGGAAACCAAGTACAAAGATATGGGTGACCATTATCTATTGAACGGTGCTAAACTTTGGATTTCAAATTCGCCATTTGCAGATATTGCGGTCGTATGGGCAAAAAATGAAGAAGGCCGTATTCACGGACTTATTGTAGAACGTAGTATGGAAGGTTTTACCACCCCAACAACACACAACAAATGGTCTTTACGAGCAAGTGCTACTGGGGAGCTTATTTTTGATAATGTAAAAGTACCCAAAGAGAACATCCTTTTAGGCAAAACCGGATTAGGCGCGCCGCTTGGATGCTTAGATTCTGCTCGATACGGAATAGCCTGGGGTGCAATTGGTGCTGCCATGGACTGTTATGATACGGCTTTACGGTATGCCAAAGAGCGTATACAGTTTGGAAAGCCAATTGCCGCAACACAATTACAACAAAAGAAATTGGCAGAAATGATTACCGAAATCACGAAAGCACAATTAATGGCACTCCGTTTAGGGCAACTTAAAAATGAAGGCAAAGCAACTACCGCTCAGATTTCTATGGCCAAACGCAACAATGTAGAAATGGCTATAAACATTGCTAGAGAAGCCAGACAAGTTTTAGGCGCTATGGGAATTTCAGGCGAGTACAGCATTATGCGCCATATGATGAATTTAGAAAGTGTAATTACCTATGAAGGCACGCATGATATTCACTTATTAATTACAGGTGCAGATATCACTGGGTTTCCCGCTTTTCAATAGACCTACAATAGCTTTAACATAAACTTAGTACACTTAAAAAAACAAGTGCGCTAACTTTGCACGTATATAGATGAACTAAATATACAGAAAATGAAAACACTAAAATATAGTATACTTTTTTCTCTTCTTTTTGTTTTTGCAGGACAAGCACAAACCGTAAAAGATCAGAGAATTATTGATGACGCTCAAGAAGCAAAAGAACTTTTAATAAAAGCCGATGATGGCTTAGATTCATTCTTTAAAGAATCTGCTGGATATGTTATTTTCCCTAATGTTGGAAAAGGCGGATTTATTATTGGAGCTGCCTCTGGAAATGGTGCTGTTTATGAAAGTGGTAACTTAATAGGAATGGCAGATCTTAAAAAATTAAATATCGGTTTTCAAGCAGGCGGACAAGCAATTATAGAAGTTATCTTCTTTGAAAACACCGCAGCTATGAACGACTTTAAAGAAGGGAAATTCTCTTTTGCGGCAGAAGCTTCTGCTGTAGCAGTACGATCAGGAATTGCATTTAACGCGAAGTACAAAGACGGTGTGGCTGTTTTTGCATTACCAAAAGCAGGACTAATGGCCGATGCTTCTGTAGGCGGACAAAAATTTAAATTCACTTCTTTTGAATAAGTATTTGAAAAAATAAAAGATAAAAAAAGGGAGCCAAATGGCTCCCTTTTTATTTACTTAACTTTTTCTACCGTAACCACTACAGATTTACTAATAGGGGTATAACTCCTATCTGCAAAATGATTATAAGGTACCAATACATTTGTTTCTGGATAATAAGCCGCAATATCTCCTTTAGGGATGGCATAGGGCAAAACTTTAAAATTAAAAGCGATCCTTGGAGTGTCATCATAATTGCTCCGTAAATTCACCACATCAAGTTTTGTTAAGCCTTTTTCTTTCATGTCGTCTGCATTCATAAAGACCACTCGGCGTTCGTTATACACTCCCCTGTAGCGATCATCTAATCCATAAATTGTTGTATTAAATTGATCATGAGAACGGATGGTCATCAACATAAATTCATCTGACTTTAAATGATGTTCTGGTAATTTATTAAGGGTAATCTGTGCTTTCCCGTTGGGAAGCATACTAAAGTCTAAATTGCGCACATTATTAGGTAAATAGTATCCCACACCCTTAGATTGCTCATTAGTATTTTTAAAACCTTTCACTACTTTATCCATAGTTTCACGCATCAAATTATAATCGGTCCCTAAGGCTAACCAATCAACAGCGTGATTGCCTTTAAAATAGGCATCTGCAATACCTGCTATTATATCTGGTTCACTCTGTAAATTCCCTGAAGTAGGTTTTAGCACACCTTTAGATTGGCGCACACGTCCCATACTATTTTCAACCGTAATGAAACGTTCTTTCCCGTCTTTTACATCCTTTTCAGAACGCCCGTATGTTGGCAAAATTAAAGCCGTTTTTCCTGTAACTAAATGACTTCTATTTAGCTTGGTACTCACCTGCACTGTTAGACTACATGCCTCAATAGCTTTTGCAGTATAGACTGTATCTGAAGCGGCCATTAAAAAATTACCTCCTAGACACATGAATACTTTGGCCTTACCATCATGCATGGCTTTCATCGCTTTAACCACATCATAACCTGGTTGATCAGGAGCCGTGAAACCTAAGTGTTCTTGAATACGCTGATTAAGTCCTTCATCTACAAAATGCATGATCCCTACACTCCTATCGCCTTGCACATTAGAGTGCCCACGAACAGGACAAGTACCTGCATTTGGCTTCCCAATTGCCCCTTTCAACAATAATAAGTTTATAAATTCTCTTATGGTTTCTACTCCATTTTTATGTTGGGTAAGTCCCATTGCCCAACAAACTACAATTTTAGATTTCTTAGCAAGAAACGATACTGCTACATCTATAAGCTTTTCATTAACTCCAGTTTGCTGTATTAAATCTTCAAGATCAAAATTTTCAATATCTGCAAGTAACGTCTCATACCCATCTGTATACTGGTTGATAAAATCATGATCAAATACAGTAGCATCAAGCTGATCTAAAGCGGCTAATTTTTTAATTATCGCTTTCATTAAAGGAATATCTTGATTGATGCGTACTGGCAAATGTAAATCTGCAATATCTATAGGCTTGCCAATCCACCCTTCTACATGTTGTGGGTTTTTGAAATTAACAAGACCTGATTCTTCTAAGGGGTTTATACTGATAATTTTTCCGCCATTTGCTTTACATTTTTCTAAAGCAGAAAGCATTCTAGGATGGTTTGTTCCTGGGTTTTGTCCCGCAACAATTACCACCTCTGCTTCATATAAATCCTCTAATTTAATAGACCCCTTACCAATGCCTAAGGTTTCTCCTAAAGCGACACCACTAGACTCGTGACACATATTAGAACAATCTGGCATATTATTAGTTCCTAAAGCCCTAGCGAACATACCGTATAAAAAAGCCGCTTCATTACTGGAACGACCTGAGGTATAAAAAATAGCTTCATTAGGATCTTCCATAGCTGCAAGCTCTTCTGCTACCAACTGATATGCTTTCTCCCAAGAAATGGGTTGATAATATAAACTTCCAGGCTCCAATAGTAAAGGCTCTGTAAGTCGCCCAAATTTATTTAATTCGTAGTCCGTAAGTTGTGACAAATCTTCTATAGAGTTTTTCGCAAAAAAGGAAGCGTCTATCTTACTAGTTGTTGCTTCATCTGCTAGCGCCTTTGCGCCATTCTCACAGTATTCTGCAAATTTCGAGGATTTTTCTGGGTCAGGCCAAGCACAGCTCGGACATTCGAATCCGTCTACTTGATTCATCTTCAGCAAGGTACCCATAGCACGAATTACACCCATTTCTTTGAAACCATGGCGCAATGCTTCTTTTACACCCAATGCTCCTGCTGCAACAGTAACCGGAGCTTCTACTTTAATATCATTAAATGCTAAACTTCCTGTTAACGATACTTTTCTTTGTGCCTTAACCTCACCCATGTTTCCTTTTTTTTGACCGATTAATTTCTCTAGAATATCTCTACTTTTAAACAAGTAGTTAAATTTAAGGCTTTATCCACTATATGAGTAGGATATGCCGTTCAAAAAATTGACTCCTTTAAAAATTATAGTAATTTTATCCTTCATTGATTAATGTTAAGTTTATGAAATATTATGCATTGCTAATTGCGCTGCTTCTTCTAGGTTGCAAAAACGAGGTCAAGAAAGTTCCCGAAAAACCTATTACAGAAACTCCCGCTACGGAACTCAACATAATTACAACTCCTGATGCCTTATTAGGAGATTTATTTGCTGAAATTCAATTAAATCAGGTTTTTGAAGATGGAAAAACATTTGTGGATTGTACCGCAAAATTTCCTTACGATGAAATTAAACGCAACTACGAACAACAAAAAAATGATTCCACTTTTAATTTAACCACGTTTGTTCACGCAAATTTTGAAGTTCCTACGGCTATATCTTCTGATTTTAAATCGGACACTACAAAAACTGCCGTAGCACATGTAACTGCATTATGGCCTATATTAACAAGAGCATCTGATCAAGAAAATGAACTTAGTTCTTTAATTCCCTTACCAAAATCTTACATTGTTCCTGGTGGGCGCTTTAGAGAAGTATACTATTGGGATAGCTATTTTACGATGTTAGGTTTAGTAGAAAGTGGCGAGTTTGAACTTATTGAAAATATGTTAGATAATTTTGCCCACCTTATTGAAACCGTTGGTCATATCCCAAATGGGAATAGAACATATTATATCACTAGGTCTCAACCTCCGTTCTTTTCTCAAATGGTGAAATTATTGGCGGAACAAAAAGGAGAGCGTGTTTATCAAAAATATAAGGAACCTCTTAAAAAAGAATATGAATTCTGGATGGATGGTGCAGAATCTACTTCGTATGCTATCAATCATGCGGTACTAACCCCTGTTGGAGTTTTAAATAGGTATTATGACCAAGGAGACACTCCGCGGCAAGAATCATACAGAGAAGATTATACCCAAGTAGAAAAAACTTCTGGAGGAACAAAAATGTATCGTGATTTACGCTCTGGAGCAGAATCTGGCTGGGATTATTCTTCTAGGTGGTTTGCTGATGGAAAAACAATGGAGACCATAGAAACTACAGATATACTTCCTGTAGAT
Coding sequences within:
- a CDS encoding DUF6607 family protein, with amino-acid sequence MKKSISLVLLSLVFVGVLQAQQKKKQDRKAIKSMCGCFEVAFNFAETFEYSNDSTYTPSKTKHDNGLEWVQLVTDTDDKIMLQHLLIVGPSEQPYIVKHWRQDWEYQNTDLYEFDHDNKWKFVSLPKKEVEGQWSQKVFQVDDSPRYEGTATWVHVDGKSYWENTTDAPLPRREYTTRSDYNVTTRTNRQEIVANGWIHDQDNNKVIRENGKEDVLLAQEKGHNKYVKVADSKCKAAQEYWASHEAKWQIVRLKWDEIFARNKDLLLEEKVDNKVLFKYLFDDENYNTAEQINPVIESFVK
- a CDS encoding TonB-dependent siderophore receptor, which translates into the protein MSLNKNYCSLFFTLVLTGFLFSQTIVNDTAQIQTLKEVVITGQYNPTTINKSINNVIVITKTQIENQAANNLADVLNFNLNLTILPSSQTGKSTISFFGLDGQYFNILIDNIPLVSDSGMGNNIDLTQINLDDIERIEIVEGAMGVEYGANAVSGVINIITKKYSEEPWKIQFLAQEETVSNEYAWFDKGRHIQGLNISHNLSDKLYARIGFNRNDFAGFFDNKQGQSYYQNDGLRGYEWLPKIQYNTNAFLTYKRDNFTLFYKFEYFNETLSYYDETVRSNIDVENQTSNPSSTDKIFKTNRYVNNLSVNGTFNSGARYDASLSYQEQKRDLNQFNYYIVTQQKSDETDETYQSSKVLFSKGTINNLVKNDHYNFQLGYEARYNKGFDTQASGAVTQEDKEYTQSNLALFTSSEWKITNALSARPGFRYEYNSKFNSQLLASLSLRQQLKNRLELRGNIGTSYRTPNFQELYYYFVDSNHDVRGNENLNPEKGYTAFINLKKTTAIPNGVVTNTLKTSYIDINDKIDLAVINSTPLQYEYININAYKLWGVTTENSIKKEQWNFNFGATLQGISRIAENEANASNDFLYSFQINTSGTYSSKKWNTAFSLLFKHNGAQYDYTASDVDEEGNSVFSKSKTNAYSWMDASIRKSFLDKKIQATIGARNILDVTSVAISNTTSGGVHSTTNNGLLLGYGRSFYLKLLYNLNF
- a CDS encoding HmuY family protein, translated to MKHNVFTFFVALAVLLFSSCSDDDTPAAPIEIVIEGAAISPEVGGPNEPNQVYIDLSTETSTVVKRDSWDLGFYSGSEFQVTINGAIYMAVAALTTTDIDAVNSTTEEVLNLQPQVAIGTFQATNAAYIDNPNGAITGTAIATIEDTDENNPVYLLNLGKEIGTTPATTGSANVSGDDRGWKKIRILKEGPDYILQFANLEDTTHQEVTITKNSAYNFSYFSFTTETMVPVEPEATKWDLNFTVFTDIIEGFGSYGYADYVVNNTKAAVSVYMVDTAEATFTYDNFALTDINPANFLNDQRGIGSTWRNGGGPSTLPSLKEDVFYVLRDTDDNYYKIKFLALTNEAGERGNPEFIYSLLQ
- a CDS encoding tRNA1(Val) (adenine(37)-N6)-methyltransferase, which produces MKPFRFKQFTVNQDKCAMKIGTDGVLLGAWASVNNSMHTILDIGTGTGVIALMLAQRSIADTIEAIELDGDAFEQCTDNFEASDWGDRLFCFHAGFDEFVDEYTEEEPEEAELYDLIVSNPPFYSEEVSSGNDARDQARQNSSLPFDELVSGVSKLLSPTGVFATIIPYKEEENFIALALENNLFPNRITQVRGTENTEIKRSLLEFSSTESEYTPKELIIELERNVYTKEYIELTKDFYLKM
- a CDS encoding acyl-CoA dehydrogenase family protein, which encodes MRPDLFEAPDYYNIDDLLSEEHKLVRNAARQWVKRSVSPFIEEYAQKAEFPKEIIGGLAEIGAFGPYIPQEYGGAGLDQISYGLIMQEIERGDSGVRSTASVQSSLVMYPIFTYGNEAQRKKYLPKLASGEFMGCFGLTEPNHGSNPSGMETKYKDMGDHYLLNGAKLWISNSPFADIAVVWAKNEEGRIHGLIVERSMEGFTTPTTHNKWSLRASATGELIFDNVKVPKENILLGKTGLGAPLGCLDSARYGIAWGAIGAAMDCYDTALRYAKERIQFGKPIAATQLQQKKLAEMITEITKAQLMALRLGQLKNEGKATTAQISMAKRNNVEMAINIAREARQVLGAMGISGEYSIMRHMMNLESVITYEGTHDIHLLITGADITGFPAFQ
- a CDS encoding YSC84-related protein, with product MKTLKYSILFSLLFVFAGQAQTVKDQRIIDDAQEAKELLIKADDGLDSFFKESAGYVIFPNVGKGGFIIGAASGNGAVYESGNLIGMADLKKLNIGFQAGGQAIIEVIFFENTAAMNDFKEGKFSFAAEASAVAVRSGIAFNAKYKDGVAVFALPKAGLMADASVGGQKFKFTSFE
- a CDS encoding FdhF/YdeP family oxidoreductase — protein: MGEVKAQRKVSLTGSLAFNDIKVEAPVTVAAGALGVKEALRHGFKEMGVIRAMGTLLKMNQVDGFECPSCAWPDPEKSSKFAEYCENGAKALADEATTSKIDASFFAKNSIEDLSQLTDYELNKFGRLTEPLLLEPGSLYYQPISWEKAYQLVAEELAAMEDPNEAIFYTSGRSSNEAAFLYGMFARALGTNNMPDCSNMCHESSGVALGETLGIGKGSIKLEDLYEAEVVIVAGQNPGTNHPRMLSALEKCKANGGKIISINPLEESGLVNFKNPQHVEGWIGKPIDIADLHLPVRINQDIPLMKAIIKKLAALDQLDATVFDHDFINQYTDGYETLLADIENFDLEDLIQQTGVNEKLIDVAVSFLAKKSKIVVCWAMGLTQHKNGVETIREFINLLLLKGAIGKPNAGTCPVRGHSNVQGDRSVGIMHFVDEGLNQRIQEHLGFTAPDQPGYDVVKAMKAMHDGKAKVFMCLGGNFLMAASDTVYTAKAIEACSLTVQVSTKLNRSHLVTGKTALILPTYGRSEKDVKDGKERFITVENSMGRVRQSKGVLKPTSGNLQSEPDIIAGIADAYFKGNHAVDWLALGTDYNLMRETMDKVVKGFKNTNEQSKGVGYYLPNNVRNLDFSMLPNGKAQITLNKLPEHHLKSDEFMLMTIRSHDQFNTTIYGLDDRYRGVYNERRVVFMNADDMKEKGLTKLDVVNLRSNYDDTPRIAFNFKVLPYAIPKGDIAAYYPETNVLVPYNHFADRSYTPISKSVVVTVEKVK
- the treF gene encoding alpha,alpha-trehalase TreF, with product MKYYALLIALLLLGCKNEVKKVPEKPITETPATELNIITTPDALLGDLFAEIQLNQVFEDGKTFVDCTAKFPYDEIKRNYEQQKNDSTFNLTTFVHANFEVPTAISSDFKSDTTKTAVAHVTALWPILTRASDQENELSSLIPLPKSYIVPGGRFREVYYWDSYFTMLGLVESGEFELIENMLDNFAHLIETVGHIPNGNRTYYITRSQPPFFSQMVKLLAEQKGERVYQKYKEPLKKEYEFWMDGAESTSYAINHAVLTPVGVLNRYYDQGDTPRQESYREDYTQVEKTSGGTKMYRDLRSGAESGWDYSSRWFADGKTMETIETTDILPVDLNALMYGLEEVLLTAFQDNSEFTTTLKKSMENRKEFLNRYSYNETLGVFEDYNWVASEPTGVISLATVYPLFFKMTTQEQADGVATYITKNFLKPGGVVTSTNHTGQQWDAPNGWAPLQWMTIVGLENYGHHELAKTIATRWIALNEKVYENTGKFVEKYNVEDMTLDAGGGEYPVQDGFGWSNGVYLALKNQYKKDKNKL